The proteins below come from a single Actinomycetes bacterium genomic window:
- a CDS encoding tRNA dihydrouridine synthase DusB — LAEVTRVLRRHVDLLVETYDGDEDKACRDIRKHVAWYLKGFRVGGPTRAALALVSTRAELDDLLGSLALDQPFPDEVAGLPRGRTSGIPRVALPAGWLDDPDEDVVPYAAELATSGG; from the coding sequence CTGGCCGAGGTGACCCGGGTGCTGCGTCGTCACGTCGACCTGCTCGTCGAGACCTATGACGGCGACGAGGACAAGGCCTGCCGTGACATCCGCAAGCACGTGGCCTGGTACCTCAAGGGCTTCCGCGTGGGCGGCCCGACCAGGGCCGCGCTCGCGCTCGTGTCCACCCGCGCCGAGCTCGACGACCTCCTCGGGAGCTTGGCGCTGGACCAGCCCTTCCCGGACGAGGTGGCGGGGCTGCCCCGAGGGCGTACGTCCGGCATCCCGCGGGTCGCGCTGCCGGCGGGCTGGCTCGACGACCCTGACGAGGACGTCGTGCCGT